Proteins encoded in a region of the Schistocerca serialis cubense isolate TAMUIC-IGC-003099 chromosome 6, iqSchSeri2.2, whole genome shotgun sequence genome:
- the LOC126484920 gene encoding Krueppel homolog 1-like yields SASGGAGAQGAAGAFQCSFCQKTFSQKNTYQNHVRSHGKEGDDPYPCTICGKTFAVPARLTRHFRTHTGEKPYQCEFCKKAFSVKENLSVHRRIHTKERPYKCDVCERAFEHSGKLHRHMRIHTGERPHKCQVCSKTFIQSGQLVIHMRTHTGEKPYVCKACGKGFTCSKQLKVHTRTHTGEKPYSCDICGKSFGYNHVLKLHQVAHYGEKVYKCTICSQTFTSKKAMEVHIKSHSEQQQPQQPQQQQQQQQQQQQAPAASSAQHQWHTPSSQQHHHHHHQQQPQQHHQQPQQQHHLPPPPAPSPEPRLEAQVARKATEVAASMEDDAGNPVSVRDMCYYYFYPPSGAAPVPPAHAGQGVGGSLTPPASVEDDEHFARADTAVPLSEPPVYLFPEPLGSMRGRATPYDLPVPACLAASSPSPPLTPPSSNPVSPVPAAPASPDRRDACSLPPRKRCKQILKSIAAAAAAEPAIRYSSVIHYAGAS; encoded by the exons tccgcgtCGGGCGGCGCGGGCGCGCAGGGCGCGGCCGGCGCCTTCCAGTGCTCCTTCTGCCAGAAGACGTTCTCGCAGAAGAACACCTACCAGAACCACGTGCGCTCGCACGGCAAGGAGGGCGACGATCCTTACCCGTGCACCATCTGCGGCAAGACGTTCGCGGTGCCGGCCCGCCTCACGCGCCACTTCCGCACGCACACGGGCGAGAAGCCGTACCAGTGCGAGTTCTGCAAGAAGGCCTTCTCCGTCAAGGAGAATCTGAGCGTGCACCGGCGCATCCACACCAAGGAACGGCCGTACAAGTGCGACGTGTGCGAGCGCGCCTTCGAGCACAGCGGCAAGCTGCACCGGCACATGCGCATCCACACGGGCGAGCGGCCGCACAAGTGCCAGGTGTGCTCCAAGACGTTCATCCAGAGCGGCCAGCTCGTCATCCACATGCGCACGCACACGGGCGAGAAACCGTACGTGTGCAAGGCGTGCGGCAAAGGCTTCACCTGCTCCAAGCAGCTCAAGgtgcacacgcgcacgcacacgggCGAGAAGCCGTACTCGTGCGACATCTGCGGCAAGTCGTTCGGCTACAACCACGTGCTCAAGCTGCACCAAGTGGCGCACTACGGCGAGAAGGTGTACAAGTGCACCATCTGCAGCCAGACGTTCACGTCCAAGAAGGCGATGGAGGTGCACATCAAGAGCCACTCGGAGCAGCAGCAACCTCAGCaacctcagcagcagcagcagcagcagcagcagcaacagcaagctCCTGCGGCGAGCTCTGCGCAGCACCAGTGGCACACGCCGTCGtcgcagcagcaccaccaccaccaccaccagcaacagCCGCAGCAACACCACCAGCAGCcccagcagcagcaccacctaccTCCGCCGCCAGCGCCGTCCCCGGAGCCTCGTCTGGAGGCGCAAGTGGCACGCAAGGCGACAGAAGTGGCGGCGTCGATGGAAGACGACGCGGGCAACCCCGTGAGCGTGCGCGACATGTGCTACTACTACTTCTACCCGCCGTCGGGGGCTGCGCCCGTCCCACCCGCCCACGCGGGCCAG GGCGTCGGCGGCAGCCTGACGCCGCCCGCCAGCGTCGAAGACGACGAGCACTTCGCGCGCGCCGACACGGCCGTGCCGCTGAGCGAGCCGCCCGTCTACCTGTTCCCCGAGCCCTTGGGTTCGATGCGCGGCCGCGCCACGCCGTACGACTTGCCCGTGCCGGCGTGCCTGGCCGCCTCCAGCCCGTCGCCGCCGCTGACGCCGCCCTCCAGCAACCCCGTCTCGCCCGTACCCGCCGCTCCCGCGTCGCCCGACCGCCGCGACGCCTGTTCGCTGCCGCCCCGCAAGCGCTGCAAGCAGATCCTCAAGTCCATCGCGGCAGCGGCCGCCGCCGAACCAGCCATCCGCTACAGCTCCGTCATACACTACGCGGGGGCCTCGTAA